A region from the Bradyrhizobium erythrophlei genome encodes:
- the accD gene encoding acetyl-CoA carboxylase, carboxyltransferase subunit beta, whose protein sequence is MNWLTNVVRPKIRNILRRETPENLWIKCPDSGQLVFYKDVEANQFVIPGSNYHMRLGAVARLKSIFDNETWYDIALPDVTADPLRFRDERRYADRIKDARAKTGLNDAIKVGYGKLEGAGVVIAVQDFDFMGGSLGMAAGEAIVRGLELAVEKKSPFIVFAASGGARMQEGILSLMQMPRTTVGIQMLREARQPYIVVLTNPTTGGVTASYAMLGDVQIAEPGALIGFAGARVIEQTIREKLPEGFQRAEYLKDHGMVDMVVHRHELRPTLARLCRLLTKSPALETTSKPAAPVTAPAQIVVGADVAPAAPHA, encoded by the coding sequence ATGAATTGGCTCACCAACGTCGTCCGGCCGAAGATCCGCAACATCCTGCGCCGCGAGACGCCGGAGAATCTGTGGATCAAATGTCCGGATTCCGGACAGCTCGTGTTCTACAAGGACGTCGAGGCCAATCAATTCGTGATTCCCGGCTCGAACTACCACATGCGCTTGGGCGCGGTGGCGCGGTTGAAATCGATCTTCGACAATGAGACCTGGTACGACATCGCTCTGCCCGACGTCACCGCCGATCCCCTGAGATTTCGCGATGAACGCAGGTATGCCGATCGCATCAAGGATGCGCGCGCCAAGACCGGGCTGAACGACGCGATCAAGGTCGGCTACGGCAAGCTCGAGGGCGCCGGCGTTGTGATCGCGGTGCAGGATTTTGATTTCATGGGCGGCTCGCTCGGCATGGCGGCGGGCGAGGCGATCGTGCGCGGGCTCGAGCTCGCGGTCGAGAAGAAGTCGCCGTTCATCGTGTTCGCGGCCTCCGGCGGCGCCCGCATGCAGGAAGGCATCCTGTCGCTGATGCAGATGCCGCGAACCACGGTCGGCATCCAGATGCTGCGCGAAGCCAGGCAGCCTTATATCGTGGTGCTGACCAATCCGACCACCGGCGGCGTCACCGCCTCCTATGCCATGCTCGGCGATGTGCAGATCGCCGAGCCCGGTGCGCTGATTGGATTTGCCGGCGCGCGCGTGATCGAGCAGACCATTCGCGAGAAATTGCCGGAAGGCTTTCAGCGCGCTGAATATCTCAAGGACCATGGCATGGTCGACATGGTCGTACATCGCCACGAGTTGCGGCCGACGCTGGCGCGGCTCTGCCGGCTGCTGACGAAATCGCCCGCCCTGGAAACCACCTCGAAACCCGCGGCCCCGGTCACCGCTCCGGCCCAGATCGTAGTGGGCGCCGACGTGGCCCCAGCAGCGCCCCACGCGTGA
- the trpA gene encoding tryptophan synthase subunit alpha, producing the protein MTTRIDARFAELKKQGRSAFITYLMAGDPDPATSLDIVKALPKAGADIIEIGIPFTDPMADGPAIQAAGLRALKAGMTLKKTLAMVREFRKEDNATPLVLMGYYNPIYIYGVDRFLADAKSAGVDGLIVVDLPPEEDTELCLPALQAGLNFIRLATPTTDDERLPAVLANTSGFVYYVSITGITGSASADSGVVGAAVARIKRHTKLPVCVGFGIRTPDAARAIAENADGAAVGTALVDALRASLDTDNRATARTVDAVADLVSSLAQGVRGAKQAAE; encoded by the coding sequence GTGACCACCCGCATCGACGCACGCTTCGCAGAGCTGAAGAAGCAGGGCCGCTCCGCCTTCATCACCTACCTGATGGCGGGCGATCCCGATCCCGCGACCTCGCTCGACATCGTCAAGGCGCTGCCCAAAGCGGGCGCCGACATCATCGAGATCGGCATACCCTTCACCGATCCGATGGCCGACGGCCCGGCGATCCAGGCGGCGGGCCTGCGGGCGCTGAAGGCCGGCATGACCTTGAAGAAGACGCTCGCGATGGTGCGCGAGTTTCGTAAAGAGGACAACGCCACGCCGCTGGTGCTGATGGGTTACTACAATCCGATCTACATCTATGGCGTCGACAGGTTTCTGGCCGATGCGAAATCCGCGGGTGTCGACGGCCTGATCGTCGTCGACCTGCCGCCGGAGGAAGACACCGAATTGTGCCTGCCGGCGCTGCAGGCCGGGCTGAACTTCATCCGGCTGGCGACGCCGACCACCGACGACGAGCGTCTGCCCGCGGTGCTCGCCAACACTTCCGGCTTTGTCTACTACGTCTCGATCACCGGCATTACCGGCAGCGCCAGTGCCGATTCCGGCGTGGTCGGCGCAGCCGTCGCGCGCATCAAGCGCCATACCAAACTGCCGGTCTGCGTCGGCTTCGGCATCCGCACCCCGGACGCCGCGCGCGCGATCGCAGAGAATGCCGACGGCGCGGCGGTCGGCACGGCGCTGGTCGATGCCCTGCGCGCCAGCCTCGATACCGACAACCGGGCGACGGCCAGGACCGTCGATGCGGTGGCGGATCTGGTTTCCTCGCTGGCGCAGGGCGTCCGGGGCGCCAAACAGGCCGCGGAATAA
- the trpB gene encoding tryptophan synthase subunit beta has product MSLAKPNSFRSGPDERGHFGIFGGRFVAETLMPLILDLEKAYAEAKADPAFQAEMNGYLKHYVGRPSPLYFAERLTGHLGGAKIYFKREELNHTGSHKVNNVLGQIMVARRMGKKRIIAETGAGQHGVATATLCARFGLDCVVYMGAVDVERQQPNVIRMEMLGARVIPVQSGSRTLKDAMNEALRDWVTNVHNTFYCIGTVAGPHPYPMMVRDFQSVIGIETRAQMLDEEGRLPDSLIACIGGGSNAMGLFHPFLDDPGIEIFGVEAAGHGLTQLHAASIAGGRPGVLHGNRTYLLMDDDGQIQDAHSISAGLDYPGIGPEHSWLYETGRVTYLSATDDEALAAFQLLSRLEGIIPALEPAHAIAKVMDLAPKRPKDHLMVVNLSGRGDKDVPQVGDILKGKKK; this is encoded by the coding sequence ATGAGTCTCGCCAAACCCAATTCATTCCGCAGCGGTCCCGACGAGCGCGGACATTTCGGCATTTTCGGCGGCCGCTTTGTCGCGGAAACGCTGATGCCGCTGATTCTCGATCTGGAGAAGGCCTATGCCGAGGCCAAGGCCGATCCGGCGTTCCAGGCCGAGATGAACGGCTACCTCAAGCACTATGTCGGCCGGCCGTCGCCGCTGTATTTCGCCGAGCGCCTGACCGGGCACCTGGGTGGCGCCAAGATCTATTTCAAGCGCGAGGAGCTCAACCATACCGGCTCCCACAAGGTCAACAATGTGCTCGGCCAGATCATGGTGGCGCGGCGGATGGGCAAGAAACGCATCATCGCCGAGACCGGCGCCGGCCAGCATGGCGTCGCGACCGCGACGCTGTGCGCGCGGTTCGGGCTCGACTGCGTGGTCTATATGGGCGCGGTCGATGTCGAGCGGCAGCAGCCCAACGTCATCCGCATGGAAATGCTCGGCGCCAGGGTGATCCCGGTGCAGTCGGGCTCGCGCACCCTGAAGGATGCGATGAACGAGGCGCTGCGCGACTGGGTCACCAACGTGCACAACACGTTCTACTGCATCGGCACCGTCGCCGGCCCGCATCCCTATCCGATGATGGTGCGCGACTTCCAGTCGGTGATCGGCATCGAGACCCGCGCGCAGATGCTGGACGAGGAGGGCCGCCTGCCGGACTCGCTGATCGCCTGTATCGGCGGCGGCTCCAACGCGATGGGGCTGTTTCACCCCTTCCTCGACGATCCCGGCATCGAGATCTTCGGCGTCGAAGCGGCGGGCCACGGATTGACGCAATTGCATGCCGCCTCGATTGCCGGCGGCCGGCCGGGCGTGCTGCACGGCAACCGTACTTATTTGCTGATGGACGATGACGGCCAGATCCAGGACGCGCATTCGATTTCGGCGGGGCTGGATTATCCCGGCATCGGCCCGGAGCATTCCTGGCTGTACGAAACCGGCCGGGTCACCTATCTGTCCGCGACCGACGACGAGGCGCTGGCGGCGTTTCAGCTGCTGTCGCGGCTGGAAGGCATCATCCCGGCGCTGGAGCCGGCGCACGCCATTGCGAAAGTCATGGACCTCGCGCCGAAGCGGCCGAAGGATCATCTGATGGTGGTCAATCTCTCCGGCCGCGGCGACAAGGACGTGCCGCAGGTGGGCGACATACTGAAGGGCAAGAAGAAGTGA